Proteins encoded by one window of Salinigranum rubrum:
- a CDS encoding DUF7344 domain-containing protein — MSDEDTVEKHLSIIHHALRAARRRRVIQLMAERENKAISVRFLASQITAWEHDLPVEQATGEPYRNAYNALSQTHLPTLTDAGIIIYDSQRQVVSPGKNLQLAVLLVATNRPTVDILYEPDAQDEDESTESVNG; from the coding sequence ATGAGTGACGAAGACACGGTGGAGAAACACCTGTCCATTATTCATCACGCACTACGAGCTGCTCGCCGTCGTCGTGTAATTCAACTTATGGCTGAAAGAGAGAACAAAGCAATCTCAGTCCGGTTTCTCGCAAGTCAAATCACCGCGTGGGAGCACGATCTCCCGGTTGAGCAGGCGACAGGGGAGCCCTATCGAAACGCGTACAATGCGCTTTCTCAGACGCATCTTCCCACGCTCACAGATGCGGGGATAATAATCTATGACTCACAGAGGCAAGTTGTGTCCCCTGGAAAAAATCTTCAACTTGCGGTTCTGCTTGTGGCGACAAATCGACCGACTGTCGATATTTTATACGAACCAGACGCACAGGATGAAGACGAGAGTACTGAGTCTGTCAATGGCTGA
- a CDS encoding DUF7718 family protein has protein sequence MSDDGPRDYDKEFTVQVDRWARRRLGIDVERGKVTRFVVQLEYLVDPLVDEWATVVRYDHDEEGSDEATHDVTEEGLHIDIYRAGQKIDSHELTPPLSANQALDAAEDHLNTHLNGYIRRFEQWHGINRDAP, from the coding sequence ATGAGCGACGACGGCCCTCGCGACTACGACAAAGAGTTCACCGTCCAAGTTGACCGCTGGGCCCGCCGTCGACTCGGAATCGACGTTGAACGGGGGAAGGTAACACGCTTTGTCGTACAACTCGAGTACCTCGTTGACCCGCTCGTCGATGAGTGGGCGACCGTCGTTCGATACGATCACGATGAAGAAGGAAGCGACGAAGCGACGCACGACGTCACCGAGGAGGGGTTACACATCGACATCTACCGCGCCGGCCAGAAGATCGATAGCCACGAACTCACTCCGCCGCTCTCAGCGAATCAGGCACTCGATGCTGCCGAAGACCATTTGAACACGCACCTGAATGGGTACATACGGAGATTTGAACAATGGCACGGGATCAATCGCGACGCCCCATGA
- a CDS encoding DUF2079 domain-containing protein, producing MTDPFSNQFGKGRIPPAKRLVGDYKTKIVLALSAALFIGSFVYLSYRYQTFLLYGGDFGDYVHLFSTTVHGTGFLQQAKFRAGLSSYWGAHFAVTLLGLVPVFALFQTPYTLLAAQSLALATSVSVLWAAARSQLADDRVAGLVVVSYALNPYLWSAWGNGFYEQAVLPALVFGTYYAYRKRSFYAFLGGVALIALTNEFATLMLGGFLAGLALVAFRRNRLRSEGRLFVICFAIVVAVKFVSGVVISYFNDTPGIPMASLAAPLAPVIEGPRTTVTTLLGTVVSNPDLLMELFTLSLSGKVLGLFFVLIPVFFVAALDETTLGALAPFLIFGWLFAGKSGYYQFAGHYPLYVLPFLYVGLIRVFDRLSVTIPSRELFARMTILVLVISAGVGIVALQGPFGLGEIKAPGERNRLVDDAIDTVPRDATLVTQNDVYPLVSARPTARYVAAPAQFERYQEEHGVVRPDYILVDHHSKFWSQKLTEGFGDRLGTEYGRYRAEGEIVLWKRGYSGPVQPLSNTTATNAD from the coding sequence GTGACCGACCCGTTCAGCAACCAATTCGGAAAGGGACGGATCCCTCCCGCTAAGCGTCTCGTAGGCGATTATAAAACCAAGATCGTGCTGGCTCTGTCGGCTGCGCTATTCATTGGTTCTTTTGTTTACCTGTCGTACCGGTACCAGACGTTCCTCCTGTATGGAGGTGACTTCGGCGACTACGTCCACCTTTTCTCAACAACGGTCCATGGGACCGGATTTCTTCAGCAGGCGAAATTCCGCGCAGGGCTTAGTTCCTATTGGGGGGCACACTTCGCCGTCACGCTCCTCGGCCTCGTTCCTGTGTTCGCACTCTTCCAGACACCGTACACCCTGCTCGCAGCTCAGTCGCTCGCCCTCGCCACGAGTGTGTCGGTTCTCTGGGCCGCCGCTCGGAGTCAACTCGCAGACGACCGGGTTGCGGGTCTGGTTGTCGTCTCGTACGCACTGAATCCGTACCTCTGGTCGGCGTGGGGGAACGGGTTTTACGAACAGGCAGTGCTCCCCGCGCTCGTGTTTGGCACGTACTACGCATACCGCAAGCGCTCCTTCTACGCGTTTCTCGGTGGGGTCGCTCTAATCGCGCTGACTAACGAGTTCGCGACACTGATGCTAGGTGGATTCCTTGCTGGGCTAGCGCTGGTGGCGTTCCGTCGGAACCGTCTCCGTAGTGAGGGACGTCTCTTCGTCATCTGCTTCGCCATCGTTGTCGCGGTCAAGTTCGTCTCCGGAGTGGTCATCTCGTACTTCAACGACACACCAGGCATACCGATGGCCTCCCTCGCAGCTCCACTCGCTCCTGTCATTGAGGGACCACGGACGACCGTCACTACCCTCCTTGGCACGGTTGTATCGAATCCAGACCTTCTGATGGAATTGTTCACGCTCAGCCTCTCAGGAAAGGTCTTGGGTCTGTTCTTCGTGCTCATCCCTGTGTTCTTCGTCGCGGCCCTCGATGAGACGACGCTCGGTGCGCTCGCGCCGTTCTTGATTTTCGGCTGGCTGTTCGCCGGCAAGTCCGGCTACTACCAGTTCGCCGGCCACTACCCGCTCTACGTCCTGCCCTTCCTCTACGTCGGTCTGATCCGTGTTTTCGACCGACTCTCAGTCACCATCCCCTCCCGGGAACTATTCGCCCGAATGACGATTCTCGTCTTGGTGATCTCGGCCGGTGTCGGTATCGTCGCCCTTCAGGGACCGTTTGGCCTCGGAGAGATCAAAGCACCGGGTGAACGTAATCGGTTGGTGGATGATGCCATCGACACCGTACCCCGAGACGCGACACTCGTCACACAAAACGACGTCTATCCGCTTGTTTCGGCCCGTCCGACCGCTAGGTACGTCGCCGCACCAGCGCAGTTCGAGCGCTATCAGGAGGAGCACGGCGTGGTGCGCCCGGACTATATCCTCGTGGATCACCACTCGAAGTTCTGGTCGCAAAAACTCACGGAGGGCTTCGGTGACCGTCTCGGGACGGAGTATGGCCGCTACCGGGCTGAAGGAGAGATTGTCCTCTGGAAGCGAGGGTACAGTGGACCGGTACAGCCACTGTCGAACACCACAGCGACGAACGCTGACTGA
- a CDS encoding surface glycoprotein, whose translation MIGPNDKLRAIVLTALMVTSIFGGTITFAGTASAQNNFAGNTAPTTVYLGDEDVNLSEVPGLTTSFIGVAGEADGGLASVNNLESADVTTSNGFEQGGYSNQSDGQLLVSVQEPEISDVTLEIPNGADVTNSTVTNDQDTLNVTAEWNFAQYENVTITVEDEDGFEIQDQLGTDLELETSDDVATLTGLTDLDSGEYTLTVEGEDDLDGTTRSVTFTITDQENTLTLGQTTATQGDSVVATATGNPGETVHIRIERSALLDSYSDPNDVFPQTGDVENPPGVTNATDDEGTEWVAAALALGDDGEASARIQTTHLDTDTIDVELAPGTDINTTAEDSTELSVEEQSINITSAPDVVRVSEDFTVEGTAIESDEVAAYARIDDDWERLEGDENPVDIDTDGRFVLELTASSPLHIPNSYRLAIVNEEALNSNDQFPETLTDNEFGDLETEAAFDVRSVEGDLTAQLSSQQIAANVGDGVTVSGTALGQGNNIRIYKVGPRGNVQFVSADVDDEEFSEEFDGIDDRGTHTFIVVGEGRDGTYAAENADNANVGGEITGDEVPQQAVAIIKEAYTGAGVDDQVIELTLQAENPQLSVEDFTTDGQVAQGEVTVSGTSNREDETVVFIEVLDANDNVVTSTDTEVNGTANEWSASLDLSDVETGTYTLRATDDETSATVEFELVNVLNTPSETPVTETPTETPEPSTPTETAEPSTPTETPEPSTPTQTTSTSMPGFGSVVALVALFGAALLAYRRG comes from the coding sequence ATGATCGGTCCCAACGACAAGTTACGCGCGATCGTACTTACAGCGCTGATGGTGACCTCCATTTTCGGAGGAACCATCACGTTCGCCGGTACAGCCAGTGCGCAAAACAACTTCGCCGGAAACACGGCACCCACAACAGTATACCTTGGAGATGAAGACGTCAATCTCTCTGAGGTCCCCGGCCTCACAACCAGCTTCATCGGTGTTGCTGGCGAGGCAGACGGAGGACTCGCAAGCGTCAATAATCTCGAGAGTGCCGATGTAACGACATCCAACGGCTTCGAACAGGGTGGCTACTCCAATCAGTCCGACGGCCAGCTCCTCGTCAGCGTTCAAGAACCCGAAATCTCGGATGTCACGTTGGAAATCCCGAACGGTGCTGACGTGACCAATAGCACCGTTACAAACGACCAGGACACGCTGAACGTGACCGCTGAGTGGAACTTCGCACAGTACGAAAACGTCACGATTACGGTCGAAGACGAGGATGGTTTCGAGATTCAAGATCAGCTCGGTACCGATCTTGAATTGGAAACCTCTGATGACGTTGCCACCCTCACCGGTCTCACCGACCTCGATTCAGGCGAATACACACTGACGGTTGAAGGTGAAGATGACCTTGACGGGACCACACGTTCCGTTACGTTCACCATCACTGATCAGGAGAATACCCTCACGTTGGGCCAAACGACAGCCACACAGGGTGACTCGGTAGTCGCCACTGCAACCGGCAACCCTGGTGAGACGGTTCACATCCGTATTGAGCGGAGCGCCCTGCTGGACAGTTACAGTGACCCGAACGACGTCTTCCCACAGACCGGTGACGTTGAGAATCCGCCCGGTGTAACCAACGCGACCGATGACGAGGGCACGGAATGGGTTGCTGCCGCACTCGCGCTCGGTGACGACGGCGAGGCTTCGGCTCGCATCCAGACCACACACCTCGACACCGACACTATCGACGTGGAACTAGCACCAGGAACAGATATCAACACTACTGCCGAGGATAGCACCGAACTCTCAGTTGAGGAACAGTCGATCAACATCACGTCCGCACCGGACGTCGTCCGGGTCAGTGAGGACTTCACCGTCGAAGGCACGGCTATCGAATCCGACGAGGTTGCAGCCTATGCCCGCATCGACGATGATTGGGAGCGTCTCGAAGGTGACGAGAATCCCGTCGACATCGACACCGACGGAAGATTTGTTCTCGAACTGACCGCGTCAAGCCCACTCCACATCCCCAACAGCTACCGTCTCGCAATCGTTAACGAAGAAGCGCTTAATTCCAACGACCAGTTCCCCGAGACACTCACGGACAACGAGTTCGGCGATCTCGAAACTGAGGCAGCCTTCGACGTGCGGTCGGTTGAGGGTGATCTAACCGCACAGCTGTCGAGTCAGCAAATTGCTGCCAACGTTGGTGATGGCGTCACCGTGTCGGGCACGGCGCTCGGACAGGGTAACAATATCCGAATCTACAAGGTTGGGCCGCGCGGGAACGTCCAATTCGTTTCAGCCGACGTCGACGATGAAGAGTTCAGCGAGGAATTCGACGGCATCGATGACCGTGGCACGCATACGTTCATCGTCGTGGGTGAAGGCCGAGACGGAACCTATGCCGCGGAGAATGCCGACAATGCGAACGTCGGCGGTGAAATCACCGGCGATGAAGTACCACAGCAAGCTGTCGCGATCATCAAAGAAGCGTACACAGGCGCAGGCGTGGATGACCAAGTAATCGAGCTGACGCTCCAGGCAGAGAACCCGCAGCTCTCAGTCGAGGACTTCACCACTGACGGACAGGTCGCTCAAGGAGAGGTTACCGTCTCGGGCACCTCAAACCGCGAAGACGAAACTGTCGTCTTCATCGAAGTCTTAGATGCGAATGACAACGTAGTCACCTCGACAGACACGGAGGTCAACGGAACGGCTAACGAGTGGTCAGCGTCACTCGACCTGTCTGACGTCGAAACCGGGACGTACACACTGCGAGCGACCGACGATGAGACTTCGGCCACGGTTGAGTTCGAGTTAGTCAATGTGCTCAACACGCCGTCGGAGACGCCCGTGACGGAGACACCGACGGAGACGCCTGAGCCTAGCACGCCAACAGAAACGGCTGAGCCCAGTACGCCGACAGAGACTCCTGAGCCCAGTACGCCGACGCAGACGACATCTACCTCAATGCCTGGGTTCGGTAGTGTCGTGGCACTCGTCGCGCTTTTCGGCGCGGCGTTGCTCGCGTACCGGCGCGGCTAG
- a CDS encoding VanZ family protein — MQSPGQSDKVLHFLAYFGLAGTLAYATIEFQARPRLRTLVVFGGAFGVGLGIEILQGTLSYRFFTIGDIVANSLGAGLMLLWLPLEQYIEYIPLRDYVSVTEG; from the coding sequence ATGCAATCTCCAGGCCAATCAGACAAAGTGCTTCACTTTCTCGCGTACTTTGGCCTCGCTGGAACACTCGCGTACGCAACAATTGAATTTCAGGCACGTCCCCGACTCAGGACACTTGTCGTTTTTGGCGGCGCATTCGGTGTCGGGCTAGGGATTGAAATTCTTCAAGGAACTCTTTCGTACCGATTCTTCACCATCGGCGATATAGTGGCAAACAGTCTGGGTGCGGGTTTGATGCTTTTGTGGTTACCACTCGAACAGTACATAGAATACATTCCTCTGAGAGATTACGTCTCTGTAACAGAGGGATGA
- a CDS encoding DUF4330 family protein encodes MEILDEDGNLLGVVNIVDAFVIIFILAVIIGGVTLVFGEDNADEEPTLGTTHVTLDFGTQPAFIASEINTGDTYSAGGNSQLTLTDVYFASQGNGTRIIARAALQAPVSGDSISYSDAPPRLGRTLEVTTDRYQVSGQIQSVGQNESLVREDSAVVLESVMGTAEAREVTAGDQVRLGGRTVATIENVNKFATQDPDQTRLVVGVSLQTLALNGQQQFGTTPIQQGTAIMLDTGEYTFSGPIQRVGTSQPLESVTTRTVKVQMSDIREERASAIQPGMTEQNGDLTTARVTDVEIRPSPMILTADNGSVNVAEHPVNRDVVITMELRMQETRNGVRFKGQSLRQGSTVVFDLGTISIEASVVNVSA; translated from the coding sequence ATGGAGATACTTGATGAGGATGGCAATCTACTTGGAGTCGTCAACATTGTTGACGCATTCGTAATTATATTCATTCTTGCGGTCATCATAGGCGGCGTTACACTCGTGTTTGGTGAGGATAACGCTGATGAGGAGCCAACTCTTGGGACGACTCACGTTACGCTTGATTTTGGCACTCAACCGGCATTCATCGCCTCGGAAATCAATACTGGAGATACCTACTCTGCAGGCGGAAACAGCCAGCTCACGCTGACTGATGTTTACTTTGCGTCACAGGGTAACGGTACCCGTATTATCGCTCGTGCAGCACTACAGGCCCCTGTAAGTGGTGACAGCATTTCGTATAGCGATGCACCCCCACGGCTTGGCCGAACGCTCGAGGTCACGACCGACCGATATCAAGTGAGTGGACAGATCCAGTCAGTTGGGCAGAATGAGTCCCTTGTACGCGAGGATTCAGCTGTGGTGCTGGAGAGTGTAATGGGAACTGCGGAGGCTCGTGAGGTGACGGCGGGAGATCAAGTGCGACTCGGTGGACGAACTGTCGCAACTATTGAGAACGTAAATAAATTTGCTACACAAGACCCCGATCAAACGCGTCTCGTGGTCGGGGTGTCCTTGCAGACCCTCGCATTGAATGGGCAACAACAATTCGGGACGACCCCGATTCAGCAGGGCACAGCAATTATGCTTGACACCGGCGAGTACACCTTCTCGGGCCCAATTCAGCGTGTAGGGACTTCGCAACCACTTGAATCAGTTACCACTCGAACAGTAAAAGTTCAGATGAGCGATATTCGGGAAGAACGGGCCAGTGCAATTCAGCCAGGGATGACTGAGCAGAACGGTGACTTGACTACTGCACGGGTGACTGACGTGGAAATAAGACCTTCACCCATGATCTTGACCGCGGACAACGGGTCGGTGAACGTCGCCGAGCATCCTGTCAACCGAGATGTGGTGATTACTATGGAGCTACGAATGCAGGAGACGAGAAACGGTGTTAGATTCAAGGGCCAGTCGTTACGTCAGGGCAGTACCGTCGTTTTCGACCTCGGGACGATTAGTATCGAAGCATCCGTTGTCAATGTTAGTGCCTAG
- a CDS encoding glycosyltransferase: protein MSNLSVLLPVAATSDTDGLRRAHRSVTEQTSPPDEIVLVTNQPLTDDVETAINNIVAMNSNSRHEHIPGARGLGGVLESGLEKCSKPFVARMDADDIAKPERFADQLVVLRETGADIVGSHLAEFRDDPERPERIRKVPVTHDEIAGWMPWRCPMNHPTVMFDREAVLDVGGYRTFPMMEDWDLWARCLAAGLRFRNLDRVLVHAKICGLNDRRGGLDYVRAEVRMAQELRKLGISSRRDMIRHLSLRGPPRLLPPKLRERVYQRFAR from the coding sequence GTGAGCAATCTCTCTGTACTACTTCCAGTAGCTGCCACAAGTGATACAGATGGGTTACGGCGAGCTCATCGAAGTGTTACTGAACAAACCTCGCCTCCCGACGAGATCGTCTTAGTAACGAATCAGCCGCTCACAGATGATGTTGAGACTGCGATTAACAATATAGTTGCCATGAACTCAAATAGTCGCCACGAACACATTCCTGGTGCCCGGGGATTAGGTGGTGTACTTGAATCTGGTCTCGAAAAGTGCTCCAAACCATTTGTTGCACGAATGGACGCTGATGATATAGCGAAACCCGAGCGATTTGCTGATCAGCTTGTCGTCCTCAGAGAAACAGGAGCTGATATTGTTGGGTCTCACCTTGCGGAATTTCGTGACGACCCTGAGCGGCCAGAGCGGATACGTAAGGTGCCAGTGACACATGATGAAATTGCTGGGTGGATGCCGTGGCGGTGTCCAATGAACCATCCCACAGTGATGTTTGATCGCGAAGCCGTTCTTGACGTGGGAGGGTATCGTACTTTTCCGATGATGGAGGACTGGGATTTGTGGGCCCGATGTCTCGCTGCTGGACTTCGATTCCGAAACTTGGATCGGGTGTTAGTCCACGCAAAGATCTGTGGTCTCAACGACCGTAGAGGCGGTTTAGACTATGTGCGTGCTGAGGTCCGGATGGCACAGGAACTTCGAAAACTGGGTATTTCATCTCGACGTGATATGATACGACATCTCAGTCTTCGCGGTCCACCGCGGCTGTTACCACCGAAACTCCGTGAGAGAGTCTATCAGAGGTTCGCCCGGTGA
- a CDS encoding LTA synthase family protein, giving the protein MDAYNLSGLKRATKEPELVLRELNQLLHSSFGRHGSNPDGQSIFEKDWDNLLILDACRYDFFERQSELPGELYSRTTLGSCTPEFIEYNFRDRQLHDTVYVTANSWFLKLKDEINAEVHDLIDLLSSPERKYSDPEHNIVLADTITNVARQANEKYPNKRLIVHYIQPHHPFVGPTGKKYFQTNSSSLREVVQNEPASTRDLVMEAYSENVDHVLKAVENLLPDLQGKTAVTADHGEMLGERHEYIPIREYGHPAGIWSEILTNVPWHIHTSGIRKEIIAEQPHRARDTLHAYEVDERLKTLGYKM; this is encoded by the coding sequence ATGGATGCTTACAATCTATCAGGTCTAAAGCGAGCGACAAAGGAACCAGAGCTTGTTCTCCGTGAGCTTAACCAACTACTACACTCATCATTCGGACGCCACGGCAGTAATCCCGATGGCCAATCGATTTTTGAAAAGGATTGGGATAATCTTCTTATTCTTGATGCCTGTCGATATGACTTCTTTGAGCGGCAGTCTGAACTCCCCGGAGAGCTCTATTCGCGGACTACACTCGGTTCCTGCACACCTGAATTCATCGAATACAACTTCCGGGATCGTCAACTTCACGACACGGTGTACGTAACTGCGAATAGTTGGTTTCTCAAGTTAAAAGACGAAATTAACGCAGAAGTACACGATCTCATTGACCTGCTGAGTAGTCCTGAGCGAAAGTATTCTGACCCGGAACATAATATTGTATTGGCAGATACCATTACGAACGTGGCGAGGCAGGCTAACGAAAAATACCCCAATAAGCGACTAATTGTCCACTATATCCAACCACACCATCCGTTCGTAGGGCCAACGGGGAAGAAATACTTCCAAACCAACTCTTCCTCCCTTCGGGAAGTCGTCCAAAACGAACCTGCATCCACACGGGACCTGGTAATGGAAGCGTACAGTGAAAACGTCGACCATGTCCTCAAAGCCGTCGAAAACCTCCTTCCAGACTTACAGGGAAAGACGGCAGTAACTGCCGATCATGGCGAAATGCTTGGAGAGCGTCATGAGTACATCCCTATCCGTGAATATGGTCATCCAGCCGGAATCTGGAGCGAGATTCTAACCAACGTCCCATGGCACATACATACGAGCGGGATACGGAAGGAGATAATCGCCGAACAGCCTCATCGCGCAAGAGATACGTTACACGCTTACGAGGTTGATGAGCGTCTCAAGACACTCGGATATAAGATGTGA
- a CDS encoding glycosyltransferase family 2 protein gives MTEASLEISVVMGVYNDAKYLSTAIESILDQTFEDFEFLIIDDGSTDRTPEIIERYANLDDRVEHFTNETNQGLPATLNRGIEAANGKYIARMDADDRSLPERFERQVEFLEMNPDVHVVGCDIRVIGMNGEYFGDRNFPSGERDPDTMQQEGPRVAHPSVMIRRDSVRALDGYRPAFRYAQDLDLWVRMAREYGPQFLYVLPEQLLEYRISPEKFRRDQLKSVYAAYAGEMAEEDTPLDERIAQAAEKVSQESRPAKERSMYQYMAGRLLLDQGQRLQAGRRFLAAVRASPGSIRAWYGCGLLMLPASLRRRVTA, from the coding sequence ATGACAGAGGCGTCGTTGGAGATTTCGGTCGTCATGGGCGTATACAACGACGCTAAATATCTATCAACCGCTATCGAGAGTATTCTTGATCAGACTTTCGAGGACTTCGAGTTCTTGATTATAGACGACGGATCAACCGACAGAACACCAGAAATCATTGAACGGTATGCGAATCTAGATGACCGAGTCGAACATTTTACCAACGAGACAAACCAGGGGCTTCCAGCGACTCTAAACAGAGGGATTGAGGCGGCCAACGGCAAATACATCGCACGGATGGATGCTGATGACAGATCGCTACCGGAGCGGTTCGAGCGTCAGGTCGAGTTTCTCGAGATGAATCCCGATGTTCATGTTGTCGGCTGTGATATTCGCGTTATCGGTATGAATGGGGAGTATTTCGGTGACCGGAATTTCCCCTCTGGTGAGCGTGACCCTGATACAATGCAACAAGAAGGTCCTAGAGTTGCCCACCCATCGGTGATGATACGACGAGACTCCGTCCGTGCGTTAGACGGTTACAGACCAGCCTTCAGATACGCACAAGATCTCGACCTCTGGGTTCGGATGGCACGAGAATACGGTCCACAGTTTTTGTATGTGCTTCCAGAGCAACTGCTCGAGTATCGTATCTCACCTGAAAAATTCAGGCGTGACCAGCTTAAGAGTGTTTACGCCGCATATGCCGGTGAAATGGCCGAAGAAGACACACCGTTAGACGAACGTATTGCTCAGGCAGCCGAAAAAGTCAGTCAAGAATCCCGTCCTGCCAAAGAACGATCGATGTACCAATACATGGCCGGACGGTTACTGCTGGATCAAGGTCAAAGACTGCAGGCTGGACGTCGTTTTCTTGCTGCAGTAAGGGCTTCACCTGGCAGTATTCGTGCGTGGTACGGGTGCGGACTGCTCATGTTGCCAGCATCGCTCCGTCGACGAGTGACTGCTTAG
- a CDS encoding O-antigen ligase family protein, protein MDDSSSNLALQEDIGLFWTSTAILIILAVFGVGLAGVAVGPFEVPPFILYLVVHVILMIALIISRSEYVLDFPGPMLTLLFFAMYVLVSSLWASDTVLAMKEMSLIVTSILTGLFVYWSVSSRQVLSKYLSVLKLLALIGIVIAVVEITTGVHLPVSKRHGTVSYYTSTAWYVNENDFSMFLSMVSFLFFAKGLSAESISSRGLGIVAFLACSIILIVNDARASLLAVLVVGLILIGLHSGRNVLRRLVSKPFRTPVFTASALLGASAFVGLGLIMSNPFNSQFSYSLWFRWQALEAGVFLLFNTVVGTGVGNFPIQWSQINIPPAVEANAHNWFVTLISEYGFIGSILFLLAYGKCLDGLLRQYLRYRDPTALALLGSLLSFSLAGLGPSDSMTFQIQWIVLGLAMAVIFRVPGSDVTVPD, encoded by the coding sequence ATGGATGACAGCTCATCTAACCTCGCTTTGCAGGAAGACATTGGTCTCTTCTGGACATCTACAGCGATTCTCATTATTCTCGCTGTATTCGGTGTAGGACTCGCTGGAGTCGCAGTTGGTCCGTTTGAGGTTCCTCCGTTCATCTTGTACTTGGTTGTTCACGTGATTCTAATGATTGCGTTAATAATCTCTCGTTCGGAGTATGTCCTCGATTTTCCGGGCCCCATGCTTACGCTACTCTTCTTCGCGATGTATGTACTCGTGAGTTCTCTTTGGGCGTCTGATACCGTGTTGGCGATGAAAGAGATGAGCCTCATCGTTACATCAATTCTGACAGGGTTGTTCGTATATTGGAGTGTCTCCAGCCGACAAGTACTCTCAAAATATCTCTCAGTCCTGAAACTCTTGGCACTCATTGGAATCGTGATTGCGGTAGTTGAGATCACGACGGGAGTGCATCTCCCTGTGAGCAAACGACACGGAACTGTGTCTTATTATACAAGTACTGCGTGGTACGTTAATGAAAACGACTTCAGTATGTTTCTGTCGATGGTCTCGTTTCTATTTTTCGCAAAAGGGCTGTCGGCCGAAAGCATCAGCAGCCGAGGACTCGGCATTGTGGCCTTCTTAGCGTGTTCGATTATTCTGATAGTGAATGATGCTCGGGCTTCACTACTGGCAGTTCTCGTCGTTGGCCTAATACTAATAGGCCTCCACTCCGGACGGAACGTGCTACGTCGATTAGTCTCCAAACCATTCCGGACGCCAGTGTTTACGGCCAGTGCATTGCTTGGGGCCTCTGCTTTCGTCGGTCTCGGCTTAATAATGTCAAACCCATTTAATTCTCAGTTTTCGTATTCACTATGGTTCCGTTGGCAAGCTCTGGAGGCAGGTGTCTTCTTACTGTTCAACACAGTCGTCGGAACTGGTGTCGGAAATTTCCCAATACAATGGAGCCAGATTAACATTCCCCCCGCTGTCGAGGCAAATGCACACAACTGGTTTGTAACCCTCATCAGTGAATACGGGTTCATCGGTAGTATACTGTTCCTATTAGCATACGGAAAATGTCTTGACGGTCTCCTCAGACAATACCTCCGCTATCGGGATCCTACGGCATTAGCACTCCTCGGCTCACTATTATCGTTCAGCCTTGCTGGACTCGGTCCAAGTGATTCAATGACGTTCCAAATCCAGTGGATTGTACTCGGACTGGCGATGGCCGTCATATTCCGTGTTCCAGGGTCAGATGTTACAGTCCCAGATTAA